GTGCCGCTGCaagccgttgccgccgctggagcgGGTGGCAAtcgcgctgccgacgctggtCGATCTCCTCAACAGCTCCGATGACCAGCTCATCGTGGATGCTGCATGGGGTATTTCGTACATCAGCGACGGACCGGCGGAGCGTGTGCAGGCGGTGCTTGAGGCCGGCGCTGTTCCGCGCATTGTGCAGCTCTTGTCCGTCCCGAGTACGAACGTGAAGCTGCCGGCGATTCGCATCATTGGCAAcatcgccgccggcacgGACGAGCAGACGCAGGTTATCATCAACAGTGGCGCTCTGCCGGCCATggctgagctgctgcgccacccgaagcgcgcgctgcgcaaggagACGTGCTGGACCATCTCCAACATTGCTGCTGGCCAGCCTTACCAGATCGAGGCACTCGTGAACTCGAACGTTTGCATCCCTATCTTGGAGTGTCTTAGCGCGCCAGAGCTCGACGTGAGGAAGGAGGCGGTGTGGACCATTGCGAACATCACCTTCTGCGGCTCAGTGGCGCAAGTGAAGTACCTCGTCAACATCGGCGTCATCCCGCCACTGTGCGAGACGCTGCGCACGTACGACCCAAAGATCGTGACGGttgcgctggaggcggtgcagtgcTTCCTGCAGGTCGGCGAGGATGAGAAGACGTCGGGCGGCACGGAGGAGAACATTGTAGCGAAACAGGTGATGgactgcggcggcgtagACTCCATCGAGCAGTTGCAGACGCACGCCGACAAGAACGTGTACAGCATTGCGCTTCAGATCCTGGAGACCTTCTTCACgacggaggacgaggcgggcCCGATGGGCGATTCTATGGGCGCTGACATGGTGGACTTTGCGCAGGGCAACCccaacgccggcagcggtcAGTTCAACTTCTAAACGAAAAAAAATAGGAACCCGTGCATGAGTGGCTCTTGAGGAGGCTGGCGGGCGTGTCCGGAGGCGAAAAAGAAACGGAGTGCAACACGCGCTCACGCAGAGAAGATAAAAGCGCTCGCTtgagagggaaagagagaaggaggggggggaggcagggtggtggtggttgcgGTGCAAATGAAGGAGacgggaggaaggggagacACTTCGTCGCACGGCTTCCCTTAGGTTTTCCCATTCTAGAATCCGGTTGATGTTTTGCCGCCCGAGcggtttttcttttgttttccgttCCGTTTCTCTGTGCTCGCTGGTGGCGTTTCGTGCTGGTTCACGTCTCTGTTGACGATGTCGTCGCCGTTGTTGCTGTGGGACCCCGTTGGGGTTCTGCACTTCTTtccgtgccccccccccctctcccccctccccacccttCTTTCGATGATGTAGTTTGTGAGAGGGAGATCGCAGAGAGTGCACAGAATcggagagacacacgcgtgTGCTAATCCGATTCTGTACGCGGGTGGTGCGATCGAGAAGAGACCACGTACCGTGACATGAAGGTCGCCGTACGTCTCCGCCGTTGATCCCGCGGCAAAGCCGGTGGGCTCTATCAGCGGCGGATGGGGCGGGGGGAATCAAGTGAGGTTCTCTGTGTGCGGCAGATGCACAGACGGATGGCGAAGAAGGACGTGCAGAGTGCGCCTCAAAAGGACAACGCGTTGATCGGCACTCGTGTGACGGTTTGATGTACGTCGGTGGAGTGCCGTGAAGCCGAGAACAAAAGGGCGACTAATACCGAGGGAGTGGCGGTTGGGTGAAGCGCGTCGGCATGAGACAgcgaagggaaggagggaaatagagagagagggatgctGGCGTGTTTCATTCGTTTGCCTGTTTATGTCTTGCGCCACTTTTAtacgcttgtgtgcgtgtgagcgcatccaccctcctcctttgtgttgtcgtctctctcaccccctctctttcccgcGCCTAATCGCTTCGCAGgtttctctccgtctcttccaTATCTTTCTCGGCTTCTTTTGGCTTCCTTCCTTCTCCATTCGATGCGCATCTTTTCCGCTGCCCGTCTTGGCGCTAAAGTCTCGCCCCTCCCGCCTCTTCTTACCCTCCTTTCTTGCATCGCTAAGGAGGGGCGCACTTGGGCAAGGAAGACAAAgtaaagaaaaaaagaggacCTACTAGTGCTGCGCTAGCCATCCCCAGCTACGGGCGCTGCTGTTCTGTGTTGGTGCATGATGGGGTGAATTGCTGTCAATTAAGTGTGTGCGCCCGCGACGTCTGTTTTCCCTTTTACCTCGCTGCAACTCGGCTCGTGCTCGTCTTCAGAGCGTCTTTGTGAGTACGTGTTCGGCTGTGATCATAAGTGCCTTCTAAAGTAGCCTTTATTGGGTATATCCCTTCGTCTTCTcaccccccctctctcctccccgcccGTCCCGCGTAcccgcctctccttttcgATGCCCCTTTCCGCCCCACGGTCTTTTCCTATTCCTCAGCGAGGATGCGTCTGTATGTGTCtgtgggagggggcggggccTCAGACAGCCACGCATCAAGAAGATCCTTCAACTGAGGGAGCGACAGATAGCCAGAACactggagagagggggagagacatACACGCGGGTGCTTTTGTTTGCTTGGATgcgtatacatatatacagaTGTACATATGCATACATCTATCTATATGTATGTATCCGTGTgtgcatatacatatatatatatgcatatgcaTATGGATGCGGCTCTTTGTGTTGTCTGCAACACCATCTTTCTTGTGTgcttccttcctcctctctttcctctccctctctgtccgCCTTTCATGCTGTCTCCATATAGTATCACAAGCTCACTTCTTCCCCGATGGCcaacagacagacacacacgcacacacagacacgcagagagacacacacgtaAGCGCAAGAGGAAAACGACAGCACCTCCAACTCCATGAGAGCGTCGCCATGACGTCGCTGATGTCGGGGATGTGCCGGCAACAGCAAAGaagcgcaaaaaaaaaaaacatcgAAAGGATCCTAACAAAAATAACAAAGAATGCCATCACTGGTTATCGTCGGCAGGGTGTTGCTGTGATGATAGCGGCAAGGGTGTCGTTGGCCGTTACTGCTGCGGGGCTGGGGGAGGATTCCTCAACATCTGCCTGCATTTTGTGCCGCATATgcgcgccctcctccccaggCCATGACGTCAATGAGGTAAGTAGGCGCGCACGTCCACGCAAAGAGGAAGATACTCTTTACTGGTAGCAAGCCTATTCTCGTTGCTGCCAGGCTCTTCACGTCTCGCTTGCGCCTATTAATATTTTCTATCTTAAGTGACTGTATCCTTCGCCTCCACTTCCCTCCCATTGCTCGTACTCTCCATCCCCCCTTCTTTCtttcacgcgcacgcacaaatGCATAGAAGTGGCGGCGACCAGAAAAGAAGGACAGTCgtgctgctctccctcgtgGCCACTGCTTTGCGTTCTTCTCTTCACCATCGTTGTGTGCTCGctccaccacacacacacacacacacacacatacacactctCTGtatgtcttttttttttctgttccCCCTTCACGGAAAAAAGGATTCTTAGGTATGGCGCACGGCATCCTCCGCATTGTGCGCCAGATGCGCACGTTCAGCTTCACggcgagctgccgcagccaccCGTTTGCTTGGTACGCGGGCCTCTGCTGCACGCTGTTCAGCTGGGCCAACTACGCCCAGTACAAGCGGCTCGCGCCAATGTTTCCCAAGTATGAGCGGTACCTAACGGAGGAAGGTGGCCGCATgatggaggcgaagaggcagGAGCTTGCGGAGGTGAGCCGGTACAACAACATGGTAGATACAATGCGGAGGGACCTCGCTGGCAAGTGATCAGGTGGAGCGTCGGTGCCCGTGGCGCAGTGGAGTgagcgctgcgcaggtgtTTTGTGCGCAggacgaagaagaaaaatAAGAGGAGGACAGatccgcggcggcagtggcgctaCACGACGCGGCTCCTGCTACAATGACTTGGCCATTGTGCGCTCGCCTCCACCACGTGAGGtgatcgctgctgctttttcttttgttgtgCCCACCAGGATGTTGGCGTTGGCGCCGCTGAGGGGCgtaggggagagagagctgaTATGCACAGACATGTGTTGTGGTGCTGACGCCGACACTTGCATGCCTTCCTGCAAACAAACCGGCACGGTCGTCGCGCGGCTGGGAGTGGAGGTGATTGGGGTTCTCTCAAGACCTCCTTGATGCGTCCGATCGGAGTTGTGAAGGGCTTCAGATTACACCAAAGAAAAGTTAGAAGAGAAtggagcacacacagaccgTTGCACCGTGCCTCTCCTGGGCACCACATCATTTACCCAGCAGGGCTGGGCGATGGCACTGTGGTGATGATTTTGACTGAGACCTTCTTGAATTCGTTCTCCCCGGGTACTCCCTCGCGCTTTCTTCGCCACGCTGATCACATGTCGACACAAGGGACGCGTTCTCCGGCATTCTGCTGTCGCTCGGTCTCGTTAGACAAGAGATGGAACGtatggtgtgtgtgtgtgtgtgtgtgtctgctgctTCGCTATGCTCTCCGTACATTCCGTTTTTTgtttctccctctcgt
Above is a window of Leishmania donovani BPK282A1 complete genome, chromosome 30 DNA encoding:
- a CDS encoding importin alpha, putative gives rise to the protein MFNNQEKKGAKHAVSTKAGAERRQRQLMSVRHRVHGEVMKLLRAEGQDDSDMLGGNGSVAQASNPEDVWSYDARSTPASVPLQLLPTLVNMCMNGPTDREVFQGTLLIRKILSVEKDPPYDVVTSSGVVPHLVNLLQREDYPELQFESAWALTNIAAGTSENTMMLVACGAIPRFVALLGSPNADCRDQSAWAIGNLSGEGAACRDEALSHGAMVALLNVLSVKEQPIHVLRNATWAVSNLCRCKPLPPLERVAIALPTLVDLLNSSDDQLIVDAAWGISYISDGPAERVQAVLEAGAVPRIVQLLSVPSTNVKLPAIRIIGNIAAGTDEQTQVIINSGALPAMAELLRHPKRALRKETCWTISNIAAGQPYQIEALVNSNVCIPILECLSAPELDVRKEAVWTIANITFCGSVAQVKYLVNIGVIPPLCETLRTYDPKIVTVALEAVQCFLQVGEDEKTSGGTEENIVAKQVMDCGGVDSIEQLQTHADKNVYSIALQILETFFTTEDEAGPMGDSMGADMVDFAQGNPNAGSGQFNF